The following are from one region of the Prevotella communis genome:
- a CDS encoding replication-associated recombination protein A, whose amino-acid sequence MSEPLAERLRPRSLDDYIGQQHLVGEGAVLRRMIDSGRISSFILWGPPGVGKTTLAQIIANKLETPFYTLSAVTSGVKDVRDVIEKAQKGRFFNEASPILFIDEIHRFSKSQQDSLLGAVERGIVTLIGATTENPSFEVIRPLLSRCQLYVLKSLEKDDLLKLLERAITKDLILKERHIELKETDALLRYSGGDARKLLNILELVVESESGDVVVTDELVVARLQQNPLAYDKDGEMHYDIISAFIKSIRGSDPDAALYWMARMIEGGEDPQFIARRMVISASEDIGLANPNALLLANAAFDTVMKIGWPEARIALAECAVYLATSPKSNSAYLGIDAALALVRETGNQPVPLPIRNAPTQLMKELGYHDGYKYPHDYPGHFTPQQYMPDELVDKRLWHGQHNPAEEKLYQRMVNYWGKRFEE is encoded by the coding sequence ATGTCAGAACCTTTAGCAGAAAGACTCAGGCCGCGCTCGCTGGATGACTATATTGGTCAGCAACACCTGGTAGGCGAGGGGGCTGTGCTCCGACGAATGATTGACTCGGGGCGCATCTCGTCATTTATCCTTTGGGGACCTCCGGGTGTGGGTAAAACTACATTGGCGCAGATTATTGCCAATAAGTTAGAGACGCCCTTTTATACGCTCTCGGCCGTGACCAGTGGTGTGAAGGATGTGCGCGACGTGATAGAGAAGGCGCAAAAGGGACGTTTCTTCAACGAGGCGTCACCTATTTTATTTATAGACGAGATTCATCGTTTCTCAAAGTCGCAGCAGGATTCCCTGTTGGGCGCTGTGGAGCGGGGCATCGTGACGCTGATAGGCGCTACAACGGAGAACCCCTCGTTTGAGGTGATACGTCCGTTGCTGTCACGTTGCCAGCTGTATGTACTGAAGTCGCTGGAAAAGGATGACCTGCTTAAATTGCTGGAACGTGCCATCACGAAGGACCTCATCCTGAAGGAGCGCCATATAGAACTGAAGGAGACCGATGCATTGCTGCGCTATAGTGGTGGTGATGCGCGTAAACTGCTGAACATCCTGGAGCTGGTGGTAGAGTCGGAGAGTGGTGATGTCGTTGTTACTGACGAACTCGTAGTGGCCCGCCTTCAACAGAATCCGCTGGCATACGACAAGGATGGTGAGATGCACTACGATATCATCTCTGCTTTTATCAAGAGTATCCGGGGTAGCGACCCCGATGCAGCCCTCTATTGGATGGCCCGTATGATAGAAGGTGGTGAGGATCCGCAGTTTATTGCACGGCGAATGGTGATTTCGGCTTCCGAGGATATTGGTCTGGCTAACCCTAATGCCCTGCTGTTGGCTAATGCCGCTTTCGATACGGTGATGAAGATTGGATGGCCCGAGGCCCGTATTGCCCTGGCTGAGTGTGCTGTCTATCTGGCTACGTCGCCCAAGAGCAACTCGGCCTATCTGGGTATTGATGCTGCCCTGGCATTGGTGCGTGAGACGGGCAACCAACCTGTTCCCCTGCCTATCCGCAATGCGCCTACGCAGTTGATGAAAGAACTGGGCTATCACGATGGGTATAAGTATCCGCATGATTATCCCGGACATTTTACCCCCCAGCAGTATATGCCTGACGAACTGGTTGATAAGCGTCTGTGGCACGGACAGCATAATCCTGCCGAGGAAAAGCTCTACCAGCGCATGGTGAACTATTGGGGTAAACGCTTTGAGGAATAA
- a CDS encoding Maf-like protein: protein MVMFENLKNYHIILASNSPRRRELLGGLGIPFEVKVLPDIEESYPDDLPVSQIAEYISTEKAAAYRELMADHDLIITADTVVIACDEVMGKPVDADDARRMLKKLSGVTHQVTTGVCLTTKTRQHHFSVTTDVTFKTLTDEEINHYIEVYKPYDKAGAYGIQEWIGYVGVTSIHGSYFNVMGLPVQRIYNELATFI, encoded by the coding sequence ATGGTAATGTTTGAGAATCTGAAGAATTATCATATCATTCTGGCCAGTAATTCGCCACGCAGACGGGAGTTACTGGGAGGGTTGGGGATTCCTTTCGAAGTAAAGGTGCTGCCTGATATCGAAGAGTCTTATCCTGACGACCTGCCTGTTAGTCAGATAGCAGAGTATATCTCCACGGAGAAGGCCGCCGCTTATCGTGAGCTGATGGCTGATCACGATTTGATTATTACTGCCGATACCGTGGTCATCGCATGTGATGAAGTGATGGGAAAACCTGTGGATGCCGATGATGCCCGCAGGATGCTGAAGAAACTCAGTGGCGTCACGCATCAGGTGACAACGGGCGTCTGTCTGACCACCAAGACTCGTCAGCATCATTTCTCTGTGACTACCGATGTGACCTTTAAAACGCTTACTGACGAGGAAATCAACCATTATATTGAGGTGTATAAGCCCTATGATAAAGCCGGTGCCTATGGTATTCAGGAGTGGATAGGCTATGTGGGTGTCACCAGTATCCACGGCAGTTATTTCAATGTGATGGGACTTCCCGTACAACGTATCTATAATGAATTAGCCACCTTCATTTGA
- a CDS encoding KdsC family phosphatase has translation MINYDLKKIRAVIFDIDGVLSAETITLGTDGWPLRTVNIKDGYAIQLAVKMGLHIAIMTGANVESVRVRYEALGVQDIYIGCSVKIKTYEAFLEKYHLKEEEVMYMGDDIPDLEVMRRVGCPVCPKDACTEVKDVSLYVSQRDGGYGCGRDVVEQVLRAQGKWLKDEKAFGW, from the coding sequence ATGATTAATTACGATTTGAAAAAGATACGTGCCGTGATATTTGATATCGACGGTGTGCTATCGGCAGAAACAATCACGTTGGGCACCGATGGATGGCCGCTCCGTACGGTGAACATCAAGGATGGCTATGCCATTCAGCTGGCTGTGAAGATGGGACTTCATATCGCCATTATGACTGGTGCCAATGTGGAGTCTGTGCGAGTGCGCTATGAGGCACTTGGCGTGCAGGATATTTATATAGGATGCTCTGTAAAGATCAAGACCTACGAGGCTTTCCTTGAGAAATACCATCTGAAGGAGGAAGAGGTGATGTATATGGGTGATGATATCCCCGATCTGGAAGTCATGCGCCGTGTAGGCTGCCCGGTTTGTCCTAAGGATGCCTGTACGGAGGTCAAGGATGTGAGCCTCTATGTGAGTCAGCGTGATGGAGGCTACGGTTGTGGCCGTGATGTGGTAGAGCAGGTGCTGCGTGCCCAGGGAAAATGGTTGAAGGACGAAAAAGCGTTTGGATGGTAA
- a CDS encoding Rossmann-like and DUF2520 domain-containing protein: MEIVFVGAGRVATHLAKALYAGGHRITAVYSRTITSAEALAGEVHATPSNRIDALPEKADVFILSVKDSVLKDVISELRKGREQQVFLHTAGSIPMSVFGEHQHCGVFYPMQTFSKEKAVDFSRVHIFIEGRDAGTLDLARKVAQTLSANVHELNSSERRYLHLAAVFACNFANHCYALSAQILEAHGLPFESMLPLIRETAEKVETVHPREAQTGPAARRDENVMDAQKALLADNPQMQQIYDIMSKSIIETLNSND, translated from the coding sequence ATGGAAATCGTATTTGTAGGGGCTGGTCGTGTGGCAACACATCTTGCTAAGGCGTTGTATGCCGGTGGACACCGTATTACGGCTGTTTACAGTCGCACAATTACCTCTGCAGAAGCATTGGCAGGCGAGGTTCATGCGACACCGTCGAATCGTATTGATGCCTTGCCTGAAAAGGCCGATGTCTTTATCCTGTCTGTGAAGGATTCCGTCTTAAAGGATGTCATCTCAGAACTCAGGAAGGGTAGGGAACAGCAGGTTTTTCTTCATACAGCGGGTTCTATTCCCATGAGTGTCTTTGGTGAACACCAGCATTGTGGCGTGTTTTATCCTATGCAGACATTCTCAAAGGAAAAGGCTGTCGATTTTTCGCGCGTACATATATTTATTGAAGGTCGTGATGCCGGTACATTGGATTTGGCCCGGAAAGTTGCCCAGACGCTGAGTGCCAATGTGCATGAGCTCAACAGTTCTGAGCGCCGTTATCTGCATCTGGCTGCAGTTTTCGCCTGCAATTTTGCCAATCATTGCTATGCCCTTTCCGCTCAGATCCTGGAGGCCCACGGACTTCCTTTCGAGTCTATGCTTCCGTTGATAAGAGAGACTGCAGAGAAGGTGGAGACTGTTCACCCGCGTGAGGCTCAGACTGGACCAGCTGCGCGTCGTGATGAAAATGTGATGGACGCCCAGAAAGCCCTTCTTGCCGACAATCCTCAGATGCAGCAGATATATGATATCATGAGTAAAAGCATTATTGAAACATTGAATTCTAATGATTAA
- a CDS encoding nitroreductase family protein — protein MTDFKTLAQMRRSHRKFTEQEIDGDDVKLILRAALMSPTSKGQRAWQFVVVDNKADLEKLSDAKDMGGQLIKGASLAIVVLGDPMQNDCWVEDGSIAAISMQYQAEELGLGSCWVQMRGRGLSDGTSADTVIRGILDIPENYNVLCVIAFGHKADERQPQNEDKLKWENVHIDKF, from the coding sequence ATGACTGACTTTAAGACTCTGGCGCAGATGCGCCGTTCGCATCGCAAGTTTACCGAACAGGAAATTGATGGCGATGACGTGAAACTGATTCTCCGTGCCGCCTTGATGTCGCCCACTTCAAAAGGACAGCGTGCCTGGCAATTTGTGGTAGTTGACAATAAGGCTGACCTTGAAAAGCTGTCTGACGCTAAGGATATGGGTGGACAACTTATAAAAGGAGCCTCGCTGGCTATCGTTGTGCTGGGTGACCCTATGCAGAACGATTGTTGGGTAGAGGATGGTTCTATTGCTGCTATCTCTATGCAGTATCAGGCAGAGGAACTGGGACTTGGTTCTTGTTGGGTGCAGATGCGTGGTCGTGGACTGAGTGACGGCACAAGTGCAGATACCGTGATTCGTGGTATCCTTGATATTCCCGAGAATTATAACGTATTGTGCGTCATAGCCTTTGGTCATAAGGCCGATGAGCGTCAGCCCCAGAATGAGGATAAACTGAAGTGGGAAAACGTACATATTGACAAGTTCTGA
- a CDS encoding GNAT family N-acetyltransferase translates to MSELTINIYTNPSHLPKGLHEENIFHSRQYFLLAKNTPRLKPYMVTVETGDHVIIAQMLALIRYRASWIPPYLYRHCMILGEGVYDSDYAEQRAELFGMMLEQLTAKIGRWTLYIEVSHLSSKMFAYKQLRERHFFPVRWNSIHNSLHSRTPEERINDRLLRHIKSSYERGVITDEVKSEEDFISFMKLMRRHNRLKPKRYIPADEFFRGLHESENGCLYVTRYHGHIIGCSALVYSENQAYLWYSAYRRKTFAFLHPADITIWHAIKDSYSKGYEHIYFMDVGLPFRKNAFREFLLRFGGKPASSYRWFHCTIGWINSLLSWFYRD, encoded by the coding sequence ATGAGCGAGCTAACCATTAACATCTACACAAACCCAAGTCATCTGCCAAAGGGACTGCATGAAGAAAACATCTTTCATAGCAGACAGTATTTCCTGTTGGCAAAGAACACACCCCGGCTGAAGCCTTACATGGTAACTGTCGAGACTGGGGATCATGTGATTATTGCCCAGATGTTAGCATTGATTCGCTATCGTGCCTCATGGATTCCTCCTTATTTATATCGCCACTGCATGATACTTGGTGAAGGGGTATACGATTCTGACTATGCCGAACAGCGAGCAGAACTCTTTGGTATGATGCTGGAACAACTCACGGCTAAGATTGGCAGATGGACGCTGTATATTGAGGTGAGCCACCTGAGCAGTAAGATGTTTGCATATAAACAGTTACGCGAACGCCATTTCTTCCCGGTACGCTGGAACAGCATACACAACTCCCTGCATTCACGAACGCCAGAGGAACGTATCAACGACCGCTTACTGCGTCATATCAAGTCTTCCTATGAACGAGGTGTCATCACCGACGAGGTAAAATCTGAGGAGGATTTCATCTCATTCATGAAACTCATGAGACGACATAACAGACTGAAGCCCAAGCGATATATCCCTGCCGATGAGTTTTTCCGGGGATTACACGAAAGCGAAAACGGATGTTTGTATGTCACCCGTTATCACGGACACATTATCGGTTGTTCTGCTTTAGTCTATAGTGAGAACCAGGCTTATCTATGGTATTCGGCTTACAGACGTAAGACTTTTGCATTCCTTCACCCTGCCGACATCACCATCTGGCATGCCATCAAGGATTCCTACTCCAAAGGCTATGAGCATATCTATTTCATGGATGTAGGACTGCCTTTCCGCAAGAATGCCTTTCGCGAATTCCTGCTCCGTTTCGGAGGAAAGCCCGCCAGCAGCTACCGATGGTTCCATTGCACTATTGGGTGGATAAACAGTCTGCTTTCGTGGTTTTATCGCGACTAA
- a CDS encoding TonB-dependent receptor, which yields MKQFTKRFMLLSVIIMTGLCAMAQSFTLKGKVTDEDGNALELATVSCVEQATVTMTNLKGEFQVKLQSADSVVVKFSMIGYKPRIRVLRNPKTTQTLLIQLHGLDELNEVVITQKRRQTEQMEQLDIKDIQAMPSTTGNAVEELIQQQAGVSTHNELSSQYNVRGGSFDENSVYINNVEVYRPLLIRSGQQEGLSVINPDMVEKIGFSSGGFSAKYGDKMSSALDITYKRPKAFEASATASLLGGSGYVGMSNKKFSMSHGLRYKTNRYLLGSLETTGEYRPNQLDYQTYITYTPNRSWTLELLGNISENHYDFKPKDRETSFGTMEDAKSFKVYFDGQEKDIFRTIFGTAGITRHLGDSTHIKLLWSAFHTKEQECYDIQGQYWLNDAQSSDQLGVGTYAEHARNYLTANVQSLKLIYNRRFRQHDVEAGLTYKWEHIKEQSREYEMRDSSGYSIPHTANRLDMIYTLSSKNDIKSTRTEGYIQDILRWHRNDTHYTLNYGVRFTHWSYNKETLLSPRVSLAIVPAFNQDLTYRFAAGLYYQAPFYKEMRDTTTTAGITVVKLNKNIKSQRSLQFFAAMDYRFRMNERPFKFTAEAYYKALSNLIPYNVQNVKITYYGENLCSGYAAGLDFKLYGEFVPGTDSWISLSLMRTQQKMNGQWISMPTDQRYALNLHFTDYFPGTERWKMTLKLAYADGLPFGAPHRGLEGQNFRAPAYKRADIGMSYLAYDSKNTTNKSFLKNIWLGIDCLNLFGISNVNSYYWVTDVTNRQWAVPNYLTGRQINGKIIINF from the coding sequence ATGAAACAATTCACCAAACGATTCATGCTTTTGTCTGTCATCATCATGACAGGCTTATGTGCTATGGCCCAGTCGTTCACCTTAAAGGGAAAAGTAACCGATGAGGATGGAAACGCCCTGGAGCTGGCAACTGTGTCATGTGTAGAACAAGCTACGGTGACGATGACGAACCTGAAAGGTGAATTCCAGGTAAAATTACAATCGGCCGATTCTGTTGTGGTGAAATTCTCAATGATTGGCTATAAACCTCGCATCCGCGTCCTGCGTAACCCCAAAACCACGCAGACACTCCTCATACAACTGCACGGACTGGATGAACTCAACGAGGTGGTGATTACACAAAAGCGCCGACAGACAGAGCAGATGGAACAACTGGACATCAAGGATATCCAGGCGATGCCATCAACCACAGGCAATGCTGTAGAGGAACTAATACAACAACAGGCAGGCGTATCTACTCATAACGAATTATCCAGTCAATACAACGTGCGCGGTGGCTCATTTGATGAGAACTCTGTTTATATCAATAATGTAGAAGTATACCGTCCACTACTCATCCGGAGCGGGCAGCAGGAAGGTCTTTCTGTCATCAATCCCGATATGGTTGAGAAGATTGGATTCTCAAGTGGTGGCTTTTCTGCAAAATACGGCGACAAGATGTCCAGCGCACTCGATATCACTTATAAACGTCCAAAAGCTTTCGAGGCGTCGGCAACAGCATCACTACTTGGTGGAAGCGGCTATGTGGGTATGAGCAACAAGAAATTTTCCATGAGCCACGGTCTGCGCTACAAAACCAACCGATACCTGTTGGGCTCTTTGGAAACCACTGGAGAATATCGTCCGAACCAACTTGATTATCAGACGTATATCACCTATACCCCCAATCGCAGTTGGACATTGGAGTTATTAGGAAATATCTCCGAAAACCATTACGACTTCAAGCCTAAAGACCGCGAGACGTCTTTCGGAACGATGGAAGATGCAAAATCATTCAAAGTATATTTCGATGGTCAGGAGAAAGATATCTTCCGCACGATTTTCGGTACGGCAGGTATCACTCGCCACCTGGGTGATTCTACACATATCAAGTTACTTTGGTCTGCATTCCACACCAAAGAACAGGAATGCTATGATATCCAAGGACAATACTGGCTGAACGATGCACAGAGCAGCGATCAGCTTGGCGTTGGCACTTATGCTGAACATGCACGTAACTACCTCACAGCCAACGTGCAAAGTTTAAAGTTGATATATAACCGCCGTTTCCGTCAGCATGACGTGGAAGCTGGTCTGACATATAAATGGGAACATATCAAGGAACAAAGTCGTGAATACGAAATGCGCGACTCCAGCGGGTATTCCATTCCTCACACCGCCAATCGTCTGGATATGATTTACACGCTCTCATCAAAAAACGATATCAAGTCCACCCGTACAGAGGGATATATTCAGGACATCCTTCGTTGGCATCGTAATGACACGCATTACACGCTGAACTATGGTGTCAGATTCACCCATTGGTCCTACAATAAAGAGACGCTGTTATCCCCCCGAGTCTCACTGGCTATCGTGCCGGCTTTCAATCAGGACCTGACTTATCGTTTTGCTGCAGGCCTCTACTATCAGGCTCCATTCTATAAAGAGATGCGCGACACGACAACCACAGCAGGCATTACAGTTGTCAAGCTCAACAAAAATATCAAGAGCCAGCGCTCCCTACAGTTTTTTGCAGCCATGGACTACCGTTTCCGCATGAACGAGCGTCCATTCAAGTTCACAGCAGAGGCCTATTACAAGGCATTGTCAAACCTGATTCCCTACAACGTACAAAACGTAAAAATCACCTATTACGGTGAGAATCTCTGTTCTGGCTATGCTGCAGGTCTCGACTTCAAGCTCTACGGTGAATTTGTACCAGGTACAGACTCTTGGATATCACTCTCATTGATGCGCACCCAACAGAAGATGAATGGGCAATGGATATCGATGCCTACTGATCAACGCTATGCACTAAACCTGCATTTCACCGATTATTTCCCTGGCACGGAACGATGGAAAATGACGCTCAAGCTAGCCTATGCTGATGGCCTACCCTTTGGTGCACCCCACAGAGGACTGGAGGGTCAGAACTTCCGTGCGCCAGCCTACAAGCGTGCAGATATTGGTATGAGCTATCTGGCTTATGATTCCAAAAACACGACAAACAAATCCTTCTTAAAAAATATTTGGTTAGGCATTGATTGCCTTAATCTCTTCGGCATTTCCAACGTTAACAGCTACTATTGGGTAACTGATGTCACCAATAGGCAATGGGCTGTGCCTAACTATTTAACAGGTAGACAAATAAACGGAAAAATCATCATCAACTTCTAA
- a CDS encoding DUF4842 domain-containing protein: MKKLHLVLMTAASLLFVNCMNHDDDMNVNIPLDKNAVSENAKELFGEIDPSQDWSSITQGSIIVTADADLKDIEKVQILTESPFSNSNAFVLNEANVSKGQKVKLVYDAPNVYDTLFAACISKDKTYYVKVFSVNDSEVSFTEPANARMNRASEATNGFPAASAIILGQPKKSVNALRAEASKEKGYFAANEKDNGTGNYWKYTEWNNDSWLNDYLWAPVDVAAGSNGWTIKDGNIYRTNPNQKEDLTTIQWLVRYYLPKKDDNGGKNNNWKSIVEGTNYFKEYKNHFVSDGNPLTIVPLQMNTTEGNYNAIYYYYFKPEELVGKTDEQLAEFIKALPKFKAINGYKGDNGAYHNDKEYLLPYYGDNAIASGNTAIASLSIPKGYLIGFMNQKTKDETIKLAINGCTYGFGPLNKESNHLVGHYFSALSKEVSQQSIKVWYENDEEKISSKTTTNYGLTTDGMTWDSPRIGIFSANKKTFLCFEDGSDCNFSDMILEINSGVELNYDPIEPQAASYVMCFEDEPETADYDMNDVVLRGIRLNDEQIEITLIACGANDELEIKGLQNTQRLGKKEVHKFFGVTPGEGFINTVKGEKYFTPVSEVFNIDKNISVEDFLKTVSVYNRTTGKTITMPKESEPPYAIIVPLNFRYPIERCSIISAYPDFVKWAQNRNEATDWYLNGVENRLYPDMFSTAE; the protein is encoded by the coding sequence ATGAAAAAGCTACATTTAGTCCTAATGACAGCCGCATCTTTGCTGTTTGTCAATTGTATGAATCATGATGACGACATGAACGTCAACATTCCTCTTGACAAGAATGCCGTCTCTGAGAATGCGAAAGAGTTATTTGGTGAAATTGACCCCAGCCAGGACTGGAGTTCAATTACCCAGGGTTCTATCATCGTTACAGCCGATGCTGATCTGAAAGACATTGAGAAGGTGCAGATCCTGACTGAGTCTCCTTTCAGCAACAGCAATGCTTTTGTATTAAACGAGGCAAACGTCAGCAAGGGACAGAAAGTTAAACTTGTTTACGACGCACCAAACGTTTATGACACATTGTTTGCCGCATGCATTAGCAAAGACAAAACCTATTATGTCAAGGTATTCTCTGTTAACGATAGTGAGGTTAGTTTTACTGAACCTGCTAACGCACGCATGAACAGAGCAAGTGAAGCTACAAACGGATTCCCCGCTGCCAGTGCTATTATATTGGGACAGCCTAAGAAATCTGTCAATGCCTTGCGTGCAGAAGCTTCAAAAGAAAAAGGCTACTTCGCTGCAAATGAAAAGGACAATGGTACTGGAAATTATTGGAAATACACAGAATGGAACAACGACTCTTGGCTGAATGACTATCTGTGGGCTCCCGTGGATGTTGCAGCAGGAAGCAATGGTTGGACCATTAAGGATGGAAATATTTACAGAACAAATCCTAATCAAAAAGAAGACCTAACCACCATTCAGTGGTTGGTGAGATATTATCTTCCCAAAAAGGATGATAATGGTGGTAAAAACAACAACTGGAAGAGTATTGTTGAAGGTACCAACTATTTCAAAGAGTATAAAAACCACTTCGTCAGCGATGGTAATCCTCTGACAATTGTTCCCCTCCAGATGAACACCACAGAAGGTAACTACAATGCTATCTATTATTACTATTTCAAGCCAGAAGAACTGGTTGGAAAGACTGACGAGCAGTTGGCTGAATTTATCAAGGCATTGCCTAAGTTCAAAGCTATCAACGGCTACAAGGGAGATAATGGAGCCTATCATAATGACAAAGAGTACCTCCTTCCCTATTATGGCGACAATGCCATTGCAAGTGGCAATACAGCCATCGCTAGTCTCAGCATCCCCAAGGGCTATTTGATTGGTTTCATGAATCAAAAGACCAAGGATGAGACGATTAAATTAGCTATTAATGGTTGTACCTACGGCTTCGGTCCCCTGAACAAGGAAAGCAACCACCTCGTTGGTCACTATTTCTCTGCACTATCCAAGGAGGTTAGTCAGCAGTCAATAAAGGTTTGGTACGAAAACGATGAAGAAAAAATATCAAGCAAAACCACGACCAACTACGGTCTAACAACTGACGGTATGACTTGGGACAGCCCTCGTATTGGAATCTTCAGTGCAAACAAAAAGACATTCTTGTGCTTTGAGGACGGTTCAGACTGTAACTTCAGTGACATGATTCTCGAAATCAATAGTGGTGTTGAACTCAATTATGATCCTATCGAACCACAAGCTGCCTCATATGTCATGTGCTTCGAGGATGAGCCTGAGACAGCTGACTACGACATGAATGACGTTGTTCTCCGTGGTATCCGTCTCAACGATGAGCAGATTGAAATCACTCTGATAGCATGTGGTGCTAACGATGAATTGGAAATCAAGGGTCTGCAGAACACACAGCGTTTGGGCAAGAAAGAAGTGCATAAGTTCTTTGGCGTAACCCCCGGTGAAGGTTTTATTAACACAGTAAAGGGCGAGAAGTACTTCACACCAGTTTCAGAAGTATTCAATATCGACAAGAATATCAGCGTTGAAGACTTCCTGAAGACAGTTTCCGTTTATAACCGCACCACAGGAAAGACCATTACAATGCCAAAGGAAAGTGAGCCTCCTTATGCAATCATCGTTCCTCTGAACTTCCGCTATCCCATAGAGAGATGTAGCATCATCAGCGCATATCCTGATTTTGTAAAATGGGCACAGAACCGCAACGAGGCCACAGACTGGTATCTGAATGGTGTTGAGAACCGTCTCTATCCTGATATGTTCAGCACAGCAGAATAA
- the mce gene encoding methylmalonyl-CoA epimerase: protein MKISHIEHLGIAVQSIEESLPFFTDVLGLECYATEVVEDQKVKTAFLKCGEVKLELLEPTSPESTIQKWLDKGNKGVHHVAFCIEDGVANSLAEVSEKGVRLIDEKPRKGAEGLNIAFLHPKSTCGILTELCEHPE, encoded by the coding sequence ATGAAGATTTCACACATTGAGCATTTGGGCATTGCTGTCCAGAGCATCGAAGAAAGCCTGCCATTCTTTACGGATGTGCTGGGCTTGGAGTGTTACGCTACAGAAGTTGTAGAAGACCAGAAAGTGAAAACTGCCTTCTTAAAGTGTGGCGAGGTGAAACTTGAACTATTGGAGCCCACAAGCCCCGAAAGCACTATTCAAAAGTGGCTTGACAAAGGCAACAAAGGTGTCCATCATGTGGCTTTCTGCATTGAGGATGGCGTAGCAAACTCATTGGCTGAAGTCAGCGAAAAGGGCGTTCGTCTTATTGACGAGAAGCCCCGTAAGGGTGCAGAAGGTTTAAACATAGCATTCCTTCACCCAAAGAGCACCTGCGGTATATTGACAGAACTCTGTGAACATCCGGAATAA